From a single Hymenobacter sp. YIM 151500-1 genomic region:
- a CDS encoding TssN family type VI secretion system protein, which translates to MLLPDPKSHARSMASSALSNARSGLQRNPTFISVLLYLLGWAVVFALVGLGAVYSPLEFKTTFLLVQALLLLLGAVHTLTLEQFLPWYDKDNLTHGGVMTGLTWGAGVLSILALFWWRWFPANSPAPASFVAATFLFPLPYVFWQAWQAWRRIPAPQYTLWQYRPGSTGPDLARMDLSNFMVVHFWMSRRFGEELYHDFSSKAPYEMRLGDLFHIFITDYNALKPEQALQYVDEQGQSYGWLFYAKQPWWRRRRYYNPDHTFRDNFLRQGSIIVARRVPLAS; encoded by the coding sequence ATGCTCCTACCCGATCCGAAGTCCCACGCTCGTAGCATGGCCTCTAGTGCGTTGTCGAATGCCCGCTCGGGCCTACAGCGCAATCCTACCTTTATCAGTGTGCTGCTCTACCTGCTGGGGTGGGCGGTAGTGTTTGCCCTGGTGGGGCTGGGGGCCGTGTATAGCCCCCTCGAGTTCAAAACCACCTTTCTGCTGGTGCAGGCGCTGCTGCTACTGCTCGGCGCGGTTCATACCCTGACGCTGGAGCAGTTTCTGCCCTGGTACGACAAAGACAACCTGACCCACGGCGGCGTGATGACCGGCCTGACCTGGGGCGCCGGCGTGCTGAGCATACTGGCCTTATTCTGGTGGCGCTGGTTTCCGGCCAACAGCCCGGCGCCGGCCTCGTTTGTGGCGGCTACCTTTCTGTTTCCGCTGCCCTACGTGTTTTGGCAGGCCTGGCAGGCCTGGCGCCGCATTCCGGCGCCGCAGTACACGCTGTGGCAGTACCGCCCCGGCTCCACCGGGCCCGACCTGGCCCGCATGGACCTGAGCAACTTCATGGTGGTGCACTTCTGGATGTCGCGGCGCTTCGGCGAGGAGCTATACCACGACTTTTCTTCCAAAGCCCCCTACGAAATGCGCCTGGGCGACCTGTTCCACATCTTCATTACCGATTACAATGCCCTAAAGCCGGAGCAGGCCCTGCAGTACGTGGATGAGCAGGGGCAATCCTACGGCTGGCTGTTCTACGCCAAGCAGCCCTGGTGGAGACGCCGCCGCTACTACAACCCCGACCACACGTTCCGCGACAATTTTCTGCGGCAGGGCAGCATCATCGTGGCCCGGCGGGTGCCCCTGGCCAGCTAA
- a CDS encoding type VI secretion system transmembrane protein TssO produces the protein MKPLNQAERTTSLWKFTLLYLVALAIPLVASYFLFSDRAIAEENRELKRKLDLNEMEQRKLLTQLDTLTNQLQRIDANDRLMRTEANDVVRAELAKRTTDNLTVVAFNLNELRRDTAQMRVATNKRIAGNVLRDFDLFRNNRSTIDFLREELEKRGIDVTSREQMAGELAQTKQMLATYQAAAANRPAPMPSLGGGGGGGGGGGGGGGSSSAKVADLQRRLQETLNNSALLRDQVTFANADCLRLRALDKPRDQKREMLEQARKGFVEILQNPSSEDMRTSVNQMIDAIDKELGRRRGLFSGN, from the coding sequence ATGAAGCCCCTTAACCAAGCCGAACGCACCACCAGTCTCTGGAAGTTTACGCTGCTGTACCTCGTTGCCCTGGCTATTCCGCTGGTGGCGTCTTACTTCCTGTTTTCGGACCGGGCCATTGCCGAAGAAAACCGGGAGCTAAAGCGGAAGCTGGACCTCAACGAAATGGAACAGCGGAAGCTGCTGACCCAGCTGGACACGCTGACCAACCAGCTTCAGCGCATCGACGCCAACGACCGGCTGATGCGCACCGAAGCCAACGACGTAGTGCGGGCCGAGCTGGCTAAGCGCACCACCGACAACCTGACCGTAGTAGCCTTCAACCTGAACGAGCTGCGCCGCGACACCGCTCAAATGCGCGTGGCCACCAACAAGCGGATTGCCGGCAACGTGCTGCGCGACTTCGACCTGTTCCGCAACAACCGCAGCACCATTGACTTCCTGCGCGAGGAGCTGGAAAAGCGCGGCATCGACGTGACGAGCCGGGAGCAAATGGCGGGTGAGCTGGCCCAAACCAAGCAGATGCTGGCTACCTACCAGGCCGCCGCGGCCAACCGCCCGGCCCCCATGCCCAGCCTTGGTGGCGGCGGCGGGGGAGGTGGCGGCGGTGGGGGTGGCGGCGGAAGCAGCAGCGCCAAAGTAGCCGACTTGCAGCGCCGCCTCCAGGAAACCCTGAACAACTCGGCCCTGCTGCGGGACCAGGTGACGTTTGCCAATGCCGACTGCCTGCGCCTGCGGGCCCTGGACAAGCCCCGGGACCAGAAGCGGGAGATGCTGGAGCAGGCCCGCAAGGGCTTCGTGGAGATTCTGCAGAATCCTAGCTCCGAAGATATGCGCACCAGCGTCAACCAGATGATTGATGCTATTGACAAGGAGCTGGGCCGCCGCCGCGGCTTGTTCAGCGGCAACTAA
- a CDS encoding GPW/gp25 family protein, with product MSDAYYRLPLNFEDLLQRRHLPRCSEQESIAQHLYLMLTTYFGEARFDRTFGCVVWEQDFEALTNLRWRDAVQRSVERTVQEHEPRIDQVKVTVDVEDYELRDGHQRIRKRLDVTIRAVLLHTNEPFAFRASLFVAPLSID from the coding sequence ATGAGCGACGCATATTACCGCCTGCCTCTCAACTTCGAGGACTTGCTGCAACGCCGCCACCTGCCGCGCTGCTCCGAGCAGGAGTCTATTGCCCAGCACCTGTACCTGATGTTGACCACCTACTTCGGCGAGGCGCGCTTCGACCGGACGTTTGGCTGCGTGGTGTGGGAGCAGGACTTCGAGGCTCTGACCAACCTGCGCTGGCGCGATGCCGTGCAGCGGTCCGTGGAGCGCACCGTGCAAGAGCACGAGCCCCGCATCGACCAGGTGAAGGTAACCGTGGACGTGGAAGACTACGAGCTGCGCGACGGCCACCAGCGTATCCGCAAGCGCCTCGACGTAACCATCAGAGCTGTGCTGCTGCACACCAACGAGCCCTTTGCCTTCCGGGCCAGCCTGTTCGTGGCCCCGCTATCCATCGACTAG
- a CDS encoding type VI secretion system baseplate subunit TssF, translated as MKQPAPDFSKAGIKSRLTQKAAELWGYQEADMDGFDPLVHLLLEACAVEFEKIGQEINNTQFRLVERLAGLLNPDVVDTPRPAHAVAQARAREPQLLLPSDAQFVFQPAATMGRQVGGHPLYFSPLQPTRLTDCTVRCLATDEAIWQVEAGQKQLLAQVAQPIPAEQRRLWIGLSMPSESTPLTDLSFYFNWPNEPRREAYAAFLPGETWLLGEQTVSVASGFASVSESGSVEATQLHEEFDVLLRLEQHIRALYAPLFVHLTAAPAGRPTAQLYPTALASRFSPDELRALATPLVWLEVRFSSALPPEALRNVVCEVNCFPVLNRRLNKRLFRLQQALNIFPLEAEEAFLAIREVYSLSNVVYRSTTLSGLQDTSTDTYTLRAHGVGRFDNRSGQEALTELLELLRDESRAFAATGTDFISSTLRELSQSLARLEDRLANRPASTEAVNPYLVLRPKDTNDSVFIEYWSCDGEGGNRLPAGSALRVYDGHYLEEVRLLTTTQGGRERPRPEERIFAMRRNLLSRNRIVTLEDIKAACQAELGNRLGAVRIEKAFRPGLTPTAGFERCIRVTLTPTAGSRLTPAEWQRAAEELQVTLASQSAMNLPYEVQVGPAAAL; from the coding sequence ATGAAACAGCCCGCACCCGATTTCTCGAAAGCCGGTATTAAGAGCCGCCTCACGCAGAAGGCCGCCGAGCTGTGGGGCTATCAGGAAGCCGATATGGATGGCTTCGACCCGCTGGTGCACCTGCTGCTGGAGGCGTGCGCCGTGGAGTTTGAAAAGATTGGGCAGGAAATCAACAACACCCAGTTTCGGCTGGTGGAGCGCCTGGCCGGCCTGCTCAACCCCGATGTGGTAGACACGCCCCGCCCGGCCCACGCCGTGGCCCAGGCCCGCGCCCGGGAGCCCCAGCTGCTGCTGCCCTCCGATGCCCAGTTCGTGTTTCAGCCCGCGGCTACCATGGGCCGGCAAGTGGGTGGCCACCCGCTCTACTTCTCGCCCCTGCAACCCACCCGCCTCACCGACTGCACCGTGCGTTGCCTGGCCACCGACGAGGCCATCTGGCAGGTAGAAGCCGGCCAAAAGCAGCTGCTGGCCCAGGTGGCGCAGCCGATTCCGGCCGAGCAGCGCCGCCTCTGGATTGGGCTCAGCATGCCTTCGGAAAGCACCCCGCTCACCGATTTGTCCTTTTACTTCAACTGGCCCAACGAGCCGCGCCGCGAAGCCTACGCCGCCTTCCTGCCCGGCGAAACCTGGCTGCTGGGCGAGCAGACAGTGAGCGTGGCATCAGGGTTTGCGTCGGTAAGCGAGTCGGGCTCCGTGGAGGCCACGCAACTGCACGAGGAGTTTGACGTGCTGCTGCGCCTGGAGCAGCACATCCGCGCCCTGTACGCGCCTTTGTTTGTGCACTTGACGGCCGCCCCGGCTGGCCGGCCCACGGCCCAGCTCTACCCCACTGCGCTGGCCTCGCGCTTCTCTCCCGACGAGCTGCGGGCCCTGGCTACGCCGCTGGTGTGGCTGGAAGTGCGCTTTTCGTCAGCCCTGCCGCCAGAGGCGCTGCGCAACGTGGTGTGCGAGGTGAACTGCTTTCCGGTGCTGAACCGCCGCCTCAACAAGCGCCTGTTTCGGTTGCAGCAGGCCCTGAACATTTTTCCGCTGGAAGCCGAAGAAGCCTTTCTGGCCATCCGGGAGGTGTATAGCCTCAGCAACGTGGTGTACCGCTCCACTACCCTCAGCGGCCTGCAAGACACCAGCACCGACACTTACACGCTGCGCGCCCACGGCGTGGGCCGCTTCGACAACCGCAGTGGGCAGGAGGCCCTGACCGAGCTGCTGGAGCTGCTCCGCGACGAAAGCCGGGCCTTTGCCGCCACCGGCACCGATTTCATTTCCTCCACCCTACGCGAGCTAAGCCAAAGCCTGGCCCGCCTCGAAGACCGGCTGGCCAATCGCCCCGCTTCCACCGAGGCCGTGAACCCCTACCTCGTGCTGCGCCCCAAAGACACCAACGACAGCGTGTTCATTGAGTACTGGTCGTGCGACGGGGAGGGCGGTAACCGCCTGCCGGCAGGTAGTGCGCTGCGGGTCTACGATGGGCATTACCTGGAAGAAGTGCGCCTGCTCACTACCACACAAGGCGGGCGGGAGCGGCCCCGGCCCGAGGAGCGCATCTTTGCTATGCGCCGCAACCTGCTCAGCCGCAACCGTATCGTCACGCTCGAAGACATCAAGGCCGCCTGCCAAGCCGAGCTGGGCAACCGCCTGGGCGCCGTACGCATCGAAAAAGCCTTCCGGCCCGGCCTCACCCCCACCGCCGGCTTCGAGCGGTGCATCCGCGTCACGCTTACGCCCACGGCCGGCAGCCGCCTCACCCCAGCCGAGTGGCAGCGGGCCGCCGAGGAACTGCAAGTAACCCTGGCCAGTCAGTCGGCCATGAACCTGCCCTATGAAGTGCAGGTAGGCCCCGCGGCTGCGTTGTAA
- a CDS encoding ATP-dependent Clp protease ATP-binding subunit → MPHTEELKRAVHIAQAVAHEYYHAQYAAPHLLLAVLHNDVGLASWLAVTLDKDIHYMREWAEVRLEGMPRTARPTEQPTPSAEAQQVLEVADLVALQLSHPWTEPVDLLAALLRPGLAFTAEQLRSFPLTQKEVLDAAQQEAPHLPGPATETGAGGEAASSLSGAAQAGALATYCVDKTAQAAAGKLDPIVGRDRETRQIAEILGRRTKPNVLLVGEPGVGKSALVEGFAQQIVQQKVPVHLQQVVLLELDLGTLVAGASYKGEVEDRMKKIVREIKQYPRAILFIDELHVLLDPKGSIGSGVAQLLKPELARGELTVIGATTNDEYRQYIEADEAFNRRFEVLRVEEPSPVVAERMLESVLPHYATHHGLRVGEGTAAEAVRLAKRYLKDRQLPDSAIDLVDRTMAAIRMMDATAVAEVQALRQELDELTGRAAELPEADYLKELRWFQYRVEQQVSHLWLNQLENEVQPETLETSGELADYLREQLTALVELADTTKDSVERQDIAAVVSGKTGIPLGKLQSNEREKLLNMHLTLQKRVVGQDHAVKALCEAILESRSGLTRAGQPIGSFFLLGPTGTGKTELAKSLADFLFNDESFLIRFDMSEFKEEHSAALLYGAPPGYVGYEEGGLLVNKIRQKPYSVVLFDEIEKAHNSVFDIFLQILDEGRLHDRLGREGDFSNAVILFTSNIGSEQISAAFGAGQVPATSELMDTMGRYFRPEFLARLTEIVPFAPISEENVVRIFDIHLRPLVEQLRRQGIELHLSDEVRTHLALTGFTPRYGARPIKGVIRQQLRRPISRMIISGEVGKGSAIHLTKEPESAELTWQVTQPVEQPGAAAEVAE, encoded by the coding sequence GTGCCCCACACCGAAGAACTAAAGCGCGCCGTGCACATTGCCCAGGCCGTAGCCCACGAGTATTACCACGCCCAGTACGCGGCGCCGCACCTGCTGCTGGCCGTGTTGCACAACGACGTAGGGCTAGCCTCGTGGCTGGCAGTTACCCTGGACAAAGACATCCACTACATGCGGGAGTGGGCCGAGGTGCGCCTTGAGGGCATGCCCCGGACGGCCAGGCCCACGGAGCAGCCTACTCCCTCGGCCGAGGCCCAGCAGGTGCTGGAAGTAGCCGACCTGGTAGCCCTGCAACTCTCCCACCCCTGGACCGAACCGGTAGACCTGCTGGCCGCCTTGCTGCGGCCGGGGCTGGCGTTTACGGCCGAGCAGCTCCGTTCCTTTCCGCTCACGCAGAAGGAAGTGCTGGATGCTGCCCAGCAGGAGGCGCCCCACCTCCCTGGCCCCGCTACCGAAACCGGTGCTGGCGGAGAGGCTGCGTCTTCCCTATCAGGCGCGGCGCAGGCCGGAGCCTTGGCCACCTACTGCGTAGATAAAACCGCTCAGGCAGCCGCCGGCAAGCTGGACCCCATTGTGGGCCGCGACCGGGAAACCCGGCAGATAGCCGAAATTCTAGGCCGCCGCACCAAGCCCAACGTGCTGCTGGTGGGCGAGCCAGGCGTGGGCAAGTCGGCGCTGGTGGAGGGCTTTGCCCAGCAGATTGTGCAGCAAAAGGTGCCCGTGCACTTGCAGCAGGTGGTGCTCCTGGAGCTGGACCTGGGCACGCTGGTAGCCGGCGCCTCCTATAAAGGCGAGGTGGAGGACCGCATGAAAAAGATTGTGCGCGAAATCAAGCAGTACCCGCGCGCCATCCTGTTCATCGACGAGCTGCACGTGCTGCTGGACCCCAAGGGCTCCATTGGTTCGGGAGTGGCGCAGCTGCTGAAGCCGGAGCTGGCCCGCGGGGAGCTGACGGTTATCGGGGCCACCACCAACGACGAATACCGCCAGTACATTGAGGCCGACGAAGCCTTCAACCGGCGTTTTGAGGTGCTGCGCGTAGAGGAGCCCAGCCCGGTGGTGGCTGAGCGGATGCTAGAAAGCGTGCTGCCTCACTACGCCACTCACCACGGCCTGCGCGTGGGCGAAGGCACGGCCGCCGAAGCCGTGCGCTTGGCCAAACGCTACCTCAAAGACCGGCAGCTGCCCGACTCCGCCATTGACTTGGTGGACCGCACCATGGCCGCCATTCGGATGATGGACGCCACGGCTGTGGCTGAAGTGCAGGCCCTCCGCCAGGAGCTGGATGAGCTGACCGGCCGCGCCGCCGAGCTGCCTGAGGCTGACTACCTCAAGGAGCTGCGCTGGTTTCAGTACCGGGTAGAGCAGCAGGTAAGCCACCTGTGGCTGAACCAGCTGGAAAATGAAGTGCAGCCAGAAACCCTGGAAACCAGCGGGGAGCTGGCCGACTACCTCCGGGAGCAGCTGACGGCTTTGGTAGAGCTGGCCGATACCACCAAGGACAGTGTGGAGCGCCAGGACATTGCCGCGGTAGTGTCGGGCAAGACGGGGATTCCGCTGGGCAAGCTGCAAAGCAACGAGCGGGAGAAGCTGCTGAACATGCACCTGACCCTGCAGAAGCGCGTGGTAGGCCAGGACCACGCCGTGAAGGCCCTGTGCGAAGCCATCCTAGAGTCCCGCTCCGGCCTCACGCGGGCCGGGCAGCCGATTGGCTCCTTCTTTCTGCTGGGGCCTACGGGCACGGGCAAAACCGAGCTGGCTAAGTCCCTGGCTGACTTTCTGTTCAATGACGAATCGTTCCTGATTCGCTTTGATATGTCGGAGTTCAAGGAGGAGCACTCGGCGGCCCTGCTCTACGGGGCGCCTCCCGGCTACGTGGGCTACGAGGAAGGCGGCTTGCTGGTCAACAAAATCCGCCAGAAGCCCTACTCGGTGGTGCTCTTCGACGAGATAGAGAAGGCCCACAACTCGGTGTTTGACATCTTCCTGCAAATTCTGGACGAAGGCCGCCTACACGACCGGCTGGGGCGGGAGGGCGACTTTTCCAACGCCGTGATTCTGTTTACGTCCAACATCGGCAGTGAGCAAATCAGCGCGGCGTTTGGGGCGGGGCAGGTGCCGGCTACCTCGGAGCTGATGGACACCATGGGCCGCTACTTCCGGCCGGAGTTTCTGGCCCGCCTCACCGAGATTGTGCCGTTTGCCCCGATTTCGGAAGAAAACGTGGTGCGCATCTTCGACATTCATCTGCGGCCGCTGGTGGAGCAGCTGCGGCGCCAAGGCATCGAGCTGCACCTCTCCGACGAGGTGCGTACGCACTTGGCCCTCACCGGCTTCACGCCCCGCTACGGCGCCCGCCCCATCAAAGGCGTGATTCGGCAGCAGCTGCGCCGGCCTATTTCGCGCATGATTATCTCCGGCGAAGTGGGCAAGGGCTCGGCTATTCATCTAACCAAAGAGCCGGAATCCGCTGAGCTAACCTGGCAGGTGACGCAGCCCGTGGAGCAGCCCGGTGCAGCCGCTGAAGTGGCCGAGTAA
- a CDS encoding DUF5458 family protein, which produces MATEQQNAAAAAAAREREQAPSLEQNTRNLAKFGGFDLLETTIEGASNLNPEKKARKKIFLTEETKKEDRQQLKKRLQLWHQMLSSADSVADAVEKGEAQVESAKQQLTDNLRRALESTRDLEQAYRSVALFFKNTDQSEVKNISIMNADKDQLQDLDNTTFIDAVSSALEQNYDRLDLRDNYSLLVVPGYLGSNKVLEKWSKIAHKNKVMMVTDFEHFDTPDDVIELFEEANLTGAESHKSNVIMACNWLVGRGKIEEVGEEEDLFVPPSSALAGRIYSTLASQVTAGRKHGALSEVDGVRFPLRKTEIANLEKLGLVPMVNEYGRVMAFSAKTLFNGDNIGLQTYSVVRVFDYVIKVLMDFLNRRAFENWDHNMRTDIQAQIVRFLDGITGPGKLIEKFSIKKFERDPKQKDRILLDIHMVPYFPAKTFLISLDGTKGDDPDDPNREWSSQYQQS; this is translated from the coding sequence ATGGCTACCGAACAACAAAACGCTGCGGCAGCTGCTGCGGCGCGTGAGCGTGAACAAGCTCCGTCGCTGGAGCAAAATACCCGTAACCTGGCCAAGTTTGGCGGGTTCGATTTGCTGGAAACCACTATTGAGGGTGCTTCCAACCTGAATCCTGAAAAAAAGGCGCGCAAGAAAATCTTCCTGACCGAAGAAACGAAAAAGGAAGACCGCCAGCAGCTGAAGAAGCGCCTACAGCTCTGGCATCAGATGCTGAGCAGTGCCGACTCAGTAGCCGATGCCGTGGAAAAAGGGGAAGCCCAGGTGGAATCGGCCAAGCAGCAGCTTACCGATAACCTGCGCCGCGCCCTCGAAAGCACCCGCGACCTGGAGCAGGCTTACCGCTCCGTGGCGTTGTTCTTCAAGAACACCGACCAGAGCGAGGTGAAGAACATCTCCATCATGAACGCCGACAAGGACCAGCTGCAGGACCTGGATAATACCACGTTCATTGACGCCGTGTCCAGCGCCCTGGAGCAGAACTACGACCGCCTCGATCTGCGCGACAACTACTCGCTGCTGGTAGTGCCGGGGTATCTAGGCTCCAATAAAGTCTTGGAGAAGTGGTCGAAGATTGCCCACAAAAACAAGGTTATGATGGTAACCGACTTCGAGCACTTCGATACGCCCGACGACGTAATTGAGCTGTTTGAGGAAGCCAACCTGACCGGTGCCGAATCCCACAAGTCCAACGTAATCATGGCGTGCAACTGGCTGGTGGGCCGGGGCAAGATCGAAGAAGTAGGCGAGGAAGAAGACTTGTTTGTACCTCCATCATCCGCTTTGGCTGGGCGCATTTATAGCACCCTGGCCTCGCAGGTTACGGCTGGCCGCAAGCACGGCGCCCTGAGTGAGGTAGACGGCGTGCGGTTCCCGCTCCGGAAAACCGAAATTGCCAACCTCGAGAAGCTGGGCCTGGTGCCCATGGTCAACGAGTATGGGCGCGTGATGGCCTTCTCGGCCAAAACGCTCTTCAACGGCGACAACATCGGCTTGCAGACGTATTCCGTAGTTCGGGTATTTGATTACGTCATCAAGGTGCTGATGGACTTCCTAAACCGGCGTGCGTTTGAGAACTGGGATCATAACATGCGCACCGACATTCAGGCACAAATCGTCCGCTTCTTGGATGGCATCACCGGGCCTGGCAAATTGATAGAAAAGTTCTCTATCAAGAAGTTTGAGCGTGATCCTAAGCAAAAAGATCGTATCTTGCTGGACATTCATATGGTGCCATATTTCCCGGCCAAAACCTTCCTGATTTCCCTGGACGGCACTAAAGGGGATGATCCGGATGACCCTAACCGGGAATGGAGCAGCCAGTATCAACAGAGTTGA
- the tssD gene encoding type VI secretion system tube protein TssD, translating into MASFKATFNGAGSGDCEVVSCQFSIHQETDAAGRVSSKAKPGSVIVEIIATDSTALAAWAADSYKQESGITIKFDKANEAGVLKTVTIDEAYCVNYVENFSAKGTSTDASMTVRLEITANKINLAGVALDNKWV; encoded by the coding sequence ATGGCTTCTTTCAAAGCAACCTTTAACGGTGCAGGCAGCGGCGACTGTGAAGTTGTAAGCTGTCAGTTCTCCATTCACCAAGAAACTGACGCAGCTGGTCGCGTATCTTCTAAAGCGAAGCCTGGCTCAGTTATCGTGGAGATAATCGCCACCGATTCTACCGCCCTGGCCGCTTGGGCTGCTGATTCCTACAAGCAGGAGTCGGGCATCACCATCAAATTCGACAAGGCCAACGAAGCTGGTGTGTTGAAGACGGTGACTATTGACGAAGCCTACTGCGTAAATTACGTAGAAAACTTTAGCGCTAAAGGCACTAGCACCGACGCTTCGATGACTGTCCGCCTCGAAATCACGGCTAACAAAATTAACCTGGCCGGTGTAGCTCTGGATAATAAGTGGGTATAA
- a CDS encoding RHS repeat domain-containing protein produces MNRGDGVSPLVAVENANGFAISFSYDDGGCLTGITDSAGRQLRVTCDEHGRLHTIVAPHPTEPKQTVTLVTYDYNRAGELVRCQDALGQAATYEYEQGLMVRETFKNGLSFYFEYNGTGPEACCIRTWGDGGIYDHKLNYDVAARRTVVTNSLGYNTTYQGNENGLVTETLDARGGVTLAEYTEFNELLRETNSLGHTTTYEYDERGNRVHTVLPDGAQLAFTYDEQDRCTQVTDAVGGQWQWQYNEVGQLAQRTDPTGNTDRFEYAHGLLHRIMDAAGSRVELLYDAGYNLREARTPQGTSFWLLDGWGRPFKLTDARGNVQWREYDLLGRPVKVYEPDGNVRTFVYDGLNNVVRAQDRHHDVQYAYRGMGRMIRRAEADTAVEFLHDTEEQLRAIVNEHGLTYRFEFDAAGDVVTETGFDGLARRYRRDTGGRVQEQTLATGQRTRYSYDTMSRVTEVIYADGTTETYRYRQDGALLAATNNTISVEFKRDVLGQVLQEIQGTHTVTSEYDALGRRLLVTSSLEADHLGRDANGDVEQMRAGNWQALFTRDAQGLELQRSLSGGVHQRWRRDQLGRPVEQRISTGVGRASDRVRTYAWQENDRLTQLQDSQHGLTRFEHDAWGNLTATTFGDGTRQLRQPDAVGNLFRTAERQDRRYGPAGQLLQAGGTRYEWKMHTKKPWLLK; encoded by the coding sequence GTGAACCGGGGCGACGGCGTGTCGCCGCTGGTGGCGGTGGAAAACGCCAATGGCTTCGCCATTTCCTTCAGCTACGATGACGGAGGCTGCCTAACCGGCATCACGGATAGCGCCGGGCGGCAGCTGCGCGTCACCTGCGACGAGCATGGCCGCCTGCACACCATCGTGGCGCCGCACCCGACTGAGCCCAAGCAGACCGTAACTTTAGTTACATACGACTACAACCGCGCTGGCGAGCTGGTGCGCTGCCAAGACGCGCTAGGCCAGGCCGCCACCTATGAGTACGAGCAAGGGCTCATGGTGCGGGAAACCTTCAAAAACGGACTGAGCTTCTACTTCGAATACAACGGTACCGGGCCGGAGGCGTGCTGCATCCGCACCTGGGGCGACGGCGGCATCTACGACCACAAGCTCAACTACGACGTGGCGGCCCGGCGCACCGTCGTGACCAACTCGCTAGGCTACAACACCACCTACCAGGGCAACGAAAACGGCTTGGTAACCGAAACCCTCGATGCGCGCGGCGGTGTCACGCTGGCCGAGTACACCGAGTTCAACGAGCTGCTGCGCGAAACCAACTCCCTGGGCCATACTACCACCTACGAGTACGACGAGCGGGGCAACCGGGTCCACACCGTACTACCCGACGGCGCCCAGTTAGCTTTTACCTACGATGAGCAGGACCGCTGCACCCAGGTCACCGATGCCGTGGGCGGGCAATGGCAGTGGCAGTACAATGAAGTTGGGCAGCTAGCCCAGCGCACCGATCCGACCGGCAACACTGACCGGTTCGAGTACGCCCACGGCCTGCTGCACCGCATCATGGATGCCGCCGGTAGCCGCGTCGAGCTGCTCTACGACGCTGGCTATAATCTGCGCGAAGCCCGCACGCCGCAGGGCACCAGCTTTTGGCTGCTCGACGGCTGGGGCCGCCCCTTTAAGCTCACCGATGCCCGCGGCAACGTCCAATGGCGCGAGTACGACTTGCTGGGCCGGCCGGTGAAGGTGTACGAGCCCGACGGCAACGTGCGCACGTTTGTCTACGACGGCCTCAACAACGTAGTGCGTGCCCAGGACCGCCACCACGACGTGCAGTACGCCTACCGCGGCATGGGCCGCATGATCCGCCGCGCCGAAGCTGACACGGCCGTCGAGTTTCTGCACGACACGGAGGAGCAACTGCGGGCTATTGTAAATGAGCACGGCCTGACCTACCGCTTCGAGTTCGACGCCGCGGGCGACGTGGTAACCGAAACGGGCTTCGACGGCCTGGCACGCCGCTACCGCCGCGACACGGGCGGGCGGGTGCAGGAGCAGACCTTGGCTACGGGTCAGCGTACGCGCTACAGCTACGACACAATGAGCCGCGTGACGGAGGTTATCTACGCCGACGGCACCACTGAAACATACCGCTACCGCCAGGATGGTGCCTTGCTGGCGGCCACGAATAACACGATCAGTGTCGAGTTCAAGCGTGACGTTCTGGGCCAAGTATTGCAAGAAATTCAAGGCACGCACACCGTTACGAGCGAGTACGACGCGCTAGGCCGGCGTCTGCTGGTTACCTCTTCGCTTGAGGCAGATCACTTGGGCCGCGACGCCAACGGGGACGTGGAACAGATGCGTGCTGGGAACTGGCAGGCCCTGTTTACGCGTGATGCGCAGGGCCTCGAGTTACAGCGCAGCCTGAGCGGCGGGGTGCACCAGCGCTGGAGGCGTGACCAACTGGGCCGACCCGTTGAGCAGCGCATCAGCACCGGGGTGGGCCGGGCCTCGGACCGGGTGCGCACCTACGCCTGGCAGGAAAACGACCGGCTCACACAGCTTCAGGACAGCCAGCACGGGCTCACGCGCTTCGAGCACGACGCCTGGGGCAACCTAACCGCCACCACCTTCGGCGACGGCACCCGGCAGCTGCGCCAGCCCGACGCGGTGGGCAACCTCTTCCGCACCGCCGAACGCCAGGACCGCCGTTACGGCCCAGCCGGGCAGCTGCTCCAAGCCGGCGGCACGCGCTACGAGTGGAAGATGCATACAAAAAAGCCTTGGCTACTTAAGTAG
- a CDS encoding DUF6531 domain-containing protein, whose amino-acid sequence MCCRPECRRALEFACTPATHTWYSTSIYQGPLGHGWHHAYDLALCVDAEESAVAMRAADGRGIAFNMVPVGQRDYNRREKMTLLHDVRGYAVLDHGAELI is encoded by the coding sequence ATGTGCTGCCGCCCTGAATGTCGTAGGGCCCTCGAATTTGCTTGTACGCCAGCTACCCATACCTGGTACTCCACTTCCATCTACCAAGGGCCGCTGGGCCACGGCTGGCACCACGCCTACGACCTAGCCTTGTGCGTCGACGCCGAGGAAAGCGCCGTGGCCATGCGAGCTGCTGATGGGCGGGGCATTGCCTTCAACATGGTGCCCGTGGGCCAGCGAGACTACAACCGGCGGGAGAAGATGACCTTGCTGCACGACGTGCGCGGCTACGCCGTGCTCGACCACGGCGCTGAGCTGATTTAG